In Candidatus Neomarinimicrobiota bacterium, the genomic window GAGCTCCCTGGTAAGACTGTGCACGTACACTTCCGTTCCGCCCCATTGATAGGGGTAGTAATCACTGGTTGGAACCAGGACTCTCACTGCTTAGACACGTTGAGTGGAACAATTGAATCGAGGTCCTCTACGTCGCGCTTTGTGAATAAGAAATTGTAGAAAGGATGTTCATAGCGGCCATCGTCAGCGTTCATTTTCTGGATTTCGTTTGTGATGTAGTAAACATTATAGTCCCAGTCAGCCAGTGCTTTGTCGATAAGGCCTGACCTTCTGCTCTTTCCCAAGAACTCGATGATAATATCGGGATGATGATCAAGAATGAGTTTCCGCATTCCTTTCAGTACCTGGGATTCATATTGTTCAACATCTATCTTGACAAGGTCTGACACTGGGAGGTCATCGGAGCCAAGATATTCATCCAGTGAACAAACATTCACAGAAAAACGGGCGCGACTTCTTTGTTCCTCTACCCATTCCTTTTCCAGGCTTGAGTATTCCTCCGATTCTGGGATATATAGATCGGCACGACCCACTTTTTCTCCTACAGCAACATCCAGAACTAAAACATTTTGCAGGTCGTTGAGGACAACGTTTCTTTTGATAACAGCGCTTAAGTCTCCGAATGGTTCGAAAGAGAAAATCGAACTTTTTTTCGGATCGCTGCTGCAAGCAGCCAGGTATGTGTAGACCCCGATGTGAGCACCCACGTCACAGATGCAATAACTGTTTCTGGCGAGGGCACTAAAAATCGCATAAGTACTTCCTTCACGTGGGTGTCCATAGATATTCCCGAACACAGTTCGCGGCACCCGCAGTATTTAGGCGGCAAATCCAGTTTCAAACAACGGTCAGATGTAAACCACACTTTTCGGGTAACGGTCTCAGGCGCATCGGAGTTGGATAGTCCGATGAGAGTCCTCGCAGTGTCACTGGGCAGCAGACCCCCATCATGCGTGGACTGCAATGCGAAGACAAATGACCGACGTAAGACCTTGGGTTGAATGGCAAAGCCCATAATCTGCTCGACTAATGCGTGCATCTGTCAACTATTGCGGCTTGACCGCCTGCACATAGAGAGAGTACGGTATATCGGGATTCAATGTATCTAAAAGCTGCAAAGGCCAGCCAAGCAAGAATAGAGGTAATGACGCAACATCTCCCGCCCTGTTCCTGGCCCACCGTAAAGCACGATCAAGATTGACGATAACGGAAGACCCAAGTCCTGTGCTGTCCACGATTTCGAATCCTGCCGGTACCAGGAGCCCTTGATAGCTTTCAAGGGTGTACCCATCACGCACATGACCTCCATCTTCCGGTTCGTCGAAACGGCCAAGATTGTGGATTGAGTGAAGGGCAAAAGGACAGCACAGGTGCAGGACACCACCGGGTCGCAAAATCTCGTAGAAATTTCGGATTACATCTTCGTCCTGCTTGATATGCTCCAGTGTCTCACTGCAGATGATCTGATCGAATTTTCGTCCCAGTTGCGGCAGATCATAGAGATCGCAGTTCTCAAAGCTCATTCGATGTGAATCGGCACCTATCGCTGAAAAGAAGTCTCGAGCCCTTTCCAGCTCGCCGGGATCATTGGTCACACCGAGGACACAGTTTCCAAGCTGATAAGCAGCGTACCCCAAAGCACCGTTACCGCATCCAGCATCAAGTGTGTCGATTGAACCTGCTCGAAAGAAACGAGGAAGAAGACGATACCGAGACCGTGTGTGCAAATCAAGTCCTGGAAATAAAAGGCGCTTCACATAAATCTTGGGCTGCACTCTTGAAAACGTGCTATTTGAATACCAAGCCCTTGGTCATTCTATACCAGAGGGCAATCTGTTCCGCGTTGCGATATCCTAGAATCCGGGTCAACCAGCGAAGCTGGCTCGGACCTTCGGGTACGTAGTGGGGTTCAAACAGTTGGATTTGCTTCATACAACGTTCGAACATGACGCGATCATGTTCGAAGAAGTATCTGGCCAACCAACCATAGCGTCG contains:
- a CDS encoding FkbM family methyltransferase, whose product is MPRTVFGNIYGHPREGSTYAIFSALARNSYCICDVGAHIGVYTYLAACSSDPKKSSIFSFEPFGDLSAVIKRNVVLNDLQNVLVLDVAVGEKVGRADLYIPESEEYSSLEKEWVEEQRSRARFSVNVCSLDEYLGSDDLPVSDLVKIDVEQYESQVLKGMRKLILDHHPDIIIEFLGKSRRSGLIDKALADWDYNVYYITNEIQKMNADDGRYEHPFYNFLFTKRDVEDLDSIVPLNVSKQ
- a CDS encoding class I SAM-dependent methyltransferase; this encodes MHTRSRYRLLPRFFRAGSIDTLDAGCGNGALGYAAYQLGNCVLGVTNDPGELERARDFFSAIGADSHRMSFENCDLYDLPQLGRKFDQIICSETLEHIKQDEDVIRNFYEILRPGGVLHLCCPFALHSIHNLGRFDEPEDGGHVRDGYTLESYQGLLVPAGFEIVDSTGLGSSVIVNLDRALRWARNRAGDVASLPLFLLGWPLQLLDTLNPDIPYSLYVQAVKPQ